Proteins encoded together in one Lepisosteus oculatus isolate fLepOcu1 chromosome 2, fLepOcu1.hap2, whole genome shotgun sequence window:
- the LOC107077720 gene encoding uncharacterized protein yields MFLLGDLVLSSGASVVSCRFYSGQTKMSLMTGFAFLFAEELDASDNIPFVTDALRHLQGNRDETKVKNYINAVIPHYSISEFQTHFQLTPTQVEGLIAELEPFYSNLMGRKWPLRNVVLASLWTLATLESYRDVADRFETSKSVICGHLHEFCALVAEHLSGTLRWPAGEAAEASVRGFAAAGFPGTLCAVGACHIPVEKPQGVPDPEEYFNSKHFYSINLTACCDHAGRFVHVSSEHPGSWHNSRVLRVTDIGKALEGDPQSLLSGFHIVGDASYPLSEHLLTPFPDSGPLLPRMGRYNWKLHTVLKILDGSFFALKCRFRRLKSLQMHSVAKTSAAVKTCCILYNLCLETSGSLQIEDIDCEIVPQEPFHLLPDGHCGNPAGSAKRKAIAASLANLGS; encoded by the exons ATGTTTCTGCTGGGTGATCTTGTACTCAGCAGTGGCGCATCAGTGGTTAGTTGCCGATTTTATTCAGGGCaaacaaaaatgtcattaatgACAGGATTTGCGTTTTTGTTCGCCGAAGAATTAGATGCAAGCGATAATATACCTTTTGTTACTGATGCACTTCGACATCTTCAAGGAAACAG GGATGAAACAAAAGTGAAGAACTACATAAATGCAGTGATACCTCATTACAGTATCAGTGAGTTCCAGACCCATTTTCAGCTAACTCCAACCCAGGTGGAG GGGCTGATTGCCGAGCTGGAGCCCTTCTACTCGAACCTCATGGGCAGGAAGTGGCCTCTCAGGAACGTGGTGCTGGCCAGCCTCTGGACGCTGGCGACCCTCGAGTCGTACCGAGATGTGGCCGACAGGTTCGAGACCAGCAAATCGGTCATCTGCGGCCACTTGCACGAGTTCTGCGCCTTGGTGGCGGAGCACCTCTCCGGTACGCTCCGCTGGCCCGCCGGGGAGGCTGCCGAGGCCTCGGTGAGGGGCTTCGCGGCGGCCGGTTTTCCCGGCACGCTGTGCGCGGTGGGCGCCTGCCACATCCCTGTGGAGAAACCCCAGGGAGTACCAGATCCCGAGGAGTACTTCAACAGCAAACACTTCTACTCCATCAACCTGACCGCCTGCTGTGACCATGCTGGACGGTTTGTTCACGTGAGTTCTGAGCACCCGGGGAGCTGGCACAACTCCCGTGTACTTCGGGTGACGGACATAGGCAAGGCTCTGGAGGGAGACCCGCAGTCCCTGCTCTCCGGGTTTCATATAGTGGGCGACGCATCCTATCCGCTCTCTGAGCACCTTCTCACCCCTTTCCCCGACAGCGGACCCCTCCTCCCCAGAATGGGGCGCTATAATTGGAAGCTGCACACCGTCCTGAAGATATTAGACGGCTCTTTCTTTGCTCTGAAGTGCAGGTTCCGGAGGTTGAAATCCCTACAGATGCATTCGGTCGCCAAGACCAGTGCTGCCGTCAAGACCTGCTGCATTCTTTACAATCTGTGTTTGGAAACGAGCGGCTCTCTGCAGATTGAAGATATAGACtgtgaaattgtgcctcaggaGCCTTTTCACTTGCTTCCTGATGGACACTGTGGTAATCCAGCTGGCAGTGCCAAGAGGAAAGCCATTGCCGCATCCCTAGCAAACCTGGGCTCTTGA